In the Erythrolamprus reginae isolate rEryReg1 chromosome 13, rEryReg1.hap1, whole genome shotgun sequence genome, one interval contains:
- the CCDC85B gene encoding coiled-coil domain-containing protein 85B codes for MSAAPPPGRPCSPPAAVAAAAIASPAEDAAAAADDGGGPSPAVEPDLSGCSKEELVRRLRREESEKLAALVQRGRLIQGVNRQLQAHLREIRELKAVNGRLQGENRELRDLCCFLDEDRLKAKRLARHWQLFGHHAAQALRDEVAGCLRKLSGLEGAQDRLAQDNLELKELCLALEDCAAAAAASSASARPDASPSPGGGSSELSLPCGPRDLGDGSSSTGSVGSPDQPHPACTPEE; via the coding sequence ATGTCGGCGGCGCCGCCACCGGGACGGCCCTGCAGCCCTCCGGCGGCTGTTGCAGCTGCTGCTATTGCATCTCCGGCCgaggatgctgctgctgctgctgatgatggtggtggccccagcccgGCCGTGGAGCCGGACCTGTCGGGCTGCAGCAAGGAGGAGCTGGTGCGCCGCCTGCGCCGGGAGGAAAGCGAGAAGCTGGCGGCGCTGGTGCAACGCGGCCGGCTGATCCAGGGCGTGAACCGGCAGCTGCAGGCGCACCTGCGCGAGATCCGCGAGCTGAAAGCCGTCAACGGGCGGCTGCAAGGCGAGAACCGCGAGCTGCGCGACCTCTGCTGCTTCCTGGACGAGGACCGTCTGAAAGCCAAGCGCCTGGCCCGACACTGGCAGCTCTTCGGCCACCACGCCGCCCAGGCGCTGCGCGACGAAGTGGCCGGTTGCCTCCGCAAGCTGTCCGGCTTGGAAGGCGCGCAGGACCGGCTGGCGCAGGACAACCTGGAGCTGAAGGAGCTCTGCTTGGCCCTGGAAGACTGCGCAGCCGCGGCGGCGGCATCCAGCGCATCCGCCCGGCCCGACGCCAGCCCCAGCCCCGGGGGAGGCTCGTCGGAGCTCAGCCTGCCTTGCGGGCCCCGCGATCTGGGCGACGGCAGCTCCAGCACGGGCAGCGTGGGCAGCCCCGACCAGCCCCACCCGGCTTGCACGCCCGAGGAATGA